In Ammospiza caudacuta isolate bAmmCau1 chromosome Z, bAmmCau1.pri, whole genome shotgun sequence, the genomic stretch CAGACAACCAGATCCAGAcagccaaaagagaaaaagtccCTTCATGTCAGTTGATGGTGCAGCCCTACAAGTGGGAAGGTGCAGCAAATAGGCCAGATTTGCTATGCAGGAAAACATCCACAGAAGAACAGTCAATCAGCCACTGACTGACTTATCCAAAGGCAAACAGCTGCTTGAAGAATTGCCTACCTTTCCACCTTTCTTGGTTATTGTTCAAATTCACATTCACACTCATCTAGCCTTAGCTTTCCAGAGAACCTGAGCatgcaaaaaagcaaaatggaacACTAAGATGTTGCTGTTATTATTTTAGAATATCTAGAACAGCAGTCTGCATCTGAGGGAGGCCCCATGTCATATAATGTGACTTAAATCTTGTATAGCTGACATCTGTAAGGCAAAAATTCTTAGCTAGCTGATACAGTGCATTGACTCCTGGCATTCTCTAACCTTACAGATTCAGCACAGAATTGCTGTAAATCACTTTGAAAATACTTAGGTGCAATAACAATATGCatattttgggaatttcctGCTATTCCTGAATTGCTCTgaaagcagcccaagcttcaGTGGCCTTATCTGTCCTGGTGGGCACCTTTCACTGTCAGCAGGTAAAACTCAGTCTTCCACAACAATCATGATAACTCGGTACATATACAAACTGCACAGAATCACGATTTTTTACAAAATGAAATGATTCTTGTTAAGACAGCATATTTTATAAAGtatctttaattaaaatgttaaaactGAATCTATTTATTTCACAATACTTTATATTCTCATTGTAAACTTTTATTATGTAATAATGAAGTTAAAAATAATCAAGTAACTCCAGAAAGTGATGTTGCCATTCACTCAGAAGACAAGAAATAATCCTCCATGTTTGTTGTATCAGACATCACTTTTAAAGAGAGTGAGAGATAGAGATGAATATATCCCTCATTCTAGAAAACTGAGTACTGTCACTTGCTGGTTCATAGAGATTTGTGCAATTTTTTTATAGCTAATATCCCCATAACTGTACTAATTGCACATGTAGAGATAACAAATTCTCTGCAACATAACTAAAGTGACAAAACACCTATGTATAACTATTGCTAACTTCTACAGAATCTGGTCTTGtagaaaaatgtttcttaaaaacaaaacaaaattaaatcatCTTCAAGGCAAGTCACATTTGGTCACATTGAAACACAGTCTATTACACTCAGTATCTTCCAGTAGCTTGCGGTGCCTTGCACTGGACAGCCAAGACTAAAGTACTAAAAGGCACCAGATATTATTTAACAAACAGGCCATAAActtagtaaaaataaaaaaaaaaagtaccagTAGCTTCTATATTTGTTTATAGTCTCGTCTTTTATGAAAATGATTTCACCCTTTCTCAGTTTAATTGCTCACACAATTTAATtactagagaaaaaaaaataccactgCATCTCTAAGAATACTCTGTTCACACAAAAATTAAACACATATATACTAACCAGGCATATGCAATAAATATATCTAACTCTAAATCTTATTATTTATATTCTTCTAAAATATCTATATCTAgcaaacaaaatgtaaatagaTTCCTGAGATATATGCAAATGACAATAAAATAGCTGCTTGTAAGTAATAAGTGATAGAAATGTCTCTATTGATAATATTTAAAATGAGGTTGAGCAAGCAAAGCATAAGGGTAAAAACAGAATCAGAAATTGATTCCATGATTTATTACTCTACTATACTTCCAATTTAATGGAGATGCACACTACATTACAGAAGACTGGTAAGACAAATGCCTTTTCCTGAGATGCCTTTTACTGAGATTTGTCCCACAGGACAAATACTAAGATTTTGGACCTCGTAATCTTGTTATCCATGTGCccattataaaatatttcaactaGATGTGAAATTTAAATTTAGAGGGAGTAAAGTGTCATGAAATTCTCACATGCTTTCTAAAGAAAGGTTTGAAGAAAATATAGAAATGATTGCTATTCAAAGCACCACACAAGGAGCTATGGTGTACCCAAATAGGTCCATAGAAAAAGCATCTCTGGAGAAGGATGGAAGAGCACAGAGAAAGGTAAGCGCTGCTCCATCACAGGTGTATTTTCAGGAATGCAGTGTTGGAGTTTATGTTAAAATATAGAATCATCTTAGGTGCTGGTATGTTTTCTTCCAAGATGAGATCAAGCCTCTGAGTTCCCAGTTTTCACTAGGAAAAAATAACTCCCTGAGGAACAGCTGGGCTGAAGAACAAAAGAAGAGAtgaggaacaaaagaaaatggtCACATTTAAAGGATGTGACAATGTTAGAGAGTCAGAACTCCCAATTCCCCTCTGCTTACTTTACTACTAGGAATAATGTGATTTGGTTTAAAGGGGCTTGATGATAAAATCAAACACACTGTCAGTCAAAGCATCTGACACACCTGCATAGCGAATTGCTTCATATTGAGAAATGTTTATGCTATTCTTCCTTGAGGAAAGGGAAGGCTGGAACAACTAAATACATTTAAAGGATAATAATGCTGatgagaaaaatttaaattccaATTTGCATTCCAATATACGAGAGGAAGAGGGCTCAAAGTCATTAAACAGGTTTTACAAGACTGCAAAATATAATGCAAATAAAGctgtaaataaaatgaaatggaatGTAGCAAAAGTAGAAGCATCTTAGATCTAACATCCTTGCTGCGCACTTTGAGACTGTTACACTTCCAAAACTCTTTTGGGGCTGGATTTCGTGCAGAAGGTAAGAAAAGGCAACCTTACGGATGCAAGGCTCAGCTCTGAGCTTTGCAGGTTGAAAACAGAAGTACAAAACTCGAGGTTGCTTGGTTTTGGAAAATGTGCTGCTTCTCAGAGGGTGCTGGCTGGAGAtgaggaagctgctgctcttcacaCCGTTAGTGGGAAATGTCATAATAGTAGTTACGTAACCTCATCTCCACTGCAACAAATCCTGGTCGGTCGTCAACGCTGTGGGAAGATGACAAGTGTCACTGCGCAGGAAGGACAGAGCTGTCAAGGTTCATGGGCCTTACAGCCCTCGAGACTCTACCTCAGTGACAGCTCACTTAAAGATGCTCACAGTATATTAAGGCTACAAAAATGACACTTCAAAATTAATACCAAGTGACAAATACTACTACAGAGCATCCTGTCAGTGGGTTTACTATCATACCTGTTTGTGGTTGATGAAGACACTAGAAGAAAGAAATGGTAAATCACCTCCATTTAATTTTCTACTTCATTTACTTTAGTAATTATCTGGAGAAAAGAATATTTGCTGTGCAATATTTGCCTTATAATGGGTAGTACCATCACACAGAGTGGTTAGAAGCACTGAGAGGAGCCTATCCACACATCATATGACTGTACCATCTTTCTTTTATATCTGCAATTGTTTCTTTATTTGGAGAACACAAACTGACAACAAGCCCTTAAAATTTTACCTTACATATTGAGATAGTTACTCTGCCTGACCTGAaccttctttttaaaatttattttctttctaataataaagatattttagtacaaaaccaaaatcagtATGCTTTATGATACATTTGTTACTAAAAACAAAACCTGATCTCTTTCACTGTAGACCTGCTATAGCATTCCTTGAGTCAAACCAAAAGGTAGGAATTACTTTTTGGCTGCACGTTCTTTTTAGAGTACTAGGTTTAATAAAGCTAACATGAAGCAAGGTACCTAAAATGAAGTACCACAGCACCATAACATAGAACTTTTGGACAAACCTATTCTCCTGATGATGACCTGGAAGAAGAAGTGATATTAGAGTAATTTTGGGTGCTTTCTACAGTTAAAAGTAACTTCAGCAGAATagtttaaaacaataaatcatGAAAGAGTTTTACTATATTTTTGCAACatactaatttaaaaaatcaggtaggctttattttttttttctgtatttcatagTTCTAATTTCTAAATTgttatgaaacagaaaaaaatgtttctgacaTATCAGAAAAGATGGTTTGCCTCTCACTGATAAGAAGTCAGTGTGGGATCCAATTTTAATATATTCCATTATTAGAGAAAAGTTAATAGctcaaaaaattaaatattgagAAATAGAACAAACATTTTGGCAATATGACTTTGAAATTTCAGTAAAACTAAACCCttggaaattaaaatgaaatcaaccaaattcaaaatgaaacaaaaatatttgcatactTTCAAACATTCTTTTCAAAATGCATTAGACTGACAtctttgtgtcatttttttTATGATACCATGTATTTTATATGTAACTGTTCTGGCAAACTCTGTTCTACAAAATTGGCTTTTTGTAGTACACTCTGTAATTTAGATAATTTTCACCTGAAAGTGCAATTGACTTCTGAGCTTGGAGTATGGTTGTGAAAAGATGCATTTTGAAGTAACCCCTACTCACCCTCTTTCTAGCTATTAATCATGTATATTAAAATGTGCTTTATCAAAAGAGCATCCCAGCACACTCACTTGTATGTCCAACACAATTTCATTAGACTATAGACTTCTGTTGGGCAGACTTCAGGACGTTCCATTCGTTCTCCTCTTTCAATCATCTGTGCAACCTCTCCACCTTTCATTCCCTGGAACAGGGTGACCAGAACAGTCATCCAAGTTGCAAATTATTACAGCACACATGACAGCATAAATCAAACACAGGACGGGAACCGATTTTGGGCTATCCTTTGACTCACTTCTTGCAGCAAGTCCCTTTagttaggaaaaaatattggtTCAAATTTGctatgaatttttaaagaaaaaacatgaCCAAATAAAACCACTCACCTTATATGGTTTTTGTCCATAAGAGAAAGCTTCCCACATTAAAACCCCAAAGCTCCAGACATCACTTTTGCTAGAAAATTTGTAGAAATTCATGCATTCTGGAGCATACCATTTGACTGGCCATTTTCCATGACTTTGTGCCTAAAATATGTCataacagaaaggaaaaaaagcagactAGATTAACTGATAAGCAGTAAACAACATCTGAATGCATATAATTAACATTAACTTAGATCTACACACATTTGTACTAAGTACCATAACATTTCTGATGCAGTTAGCATTAGAGAAAATGGGTAACAGCTTCTTTGAAAGTGTTACAAAATTGTTCTAATCTTCCACTTTCAGAATAATGTATTGAAATGAAATCCatggtaaaaaaaaagtgtagCTAAATGACTTTGAGTCATGCTTTTAGTGGCATTTAATTTAAAGTTGCTCTttagagtaatttttttccatttggatCTCACAAAAGCTAAAAGACATGTCCAGATGGTTGAAGAGGTTGCTCTACTTCAAAGCACAGTGACTTGTGGCAAACTGCAGTTTACCTAAATTATGCCATAATACTGCTTTATGAACATCCAAGTGTCAAGCTATACCAGCCCAGTGCTAGTCTAGTGACAGGGCCCTACTGCATGGACTTTGATATTAATTCTTGAGGCCCTGAGACCGGGATTGAGAAGCTAGGCTAGGCTAGTGGCAGAGATTTAAGATGCCTTTTCTGCCACCAGTGACTATTGTTCCTACACAGGAAGGTCTTCACAAGGGAGTATGGGCTTGCTTCTCCTCTGCAGTGCTTCAGGGATTGGATTATTAGTTTCAAAGAGCTGATAAAAGGGAATAAGCAGAAGGAAGAAGTAATTTGAATCGCAAGAGTGTATATCAGGAAAACAAATATACACATGGTAACAGTCTTTGTCTCCCACCTTTTACCTTATTAAATGTTGCAATTATTTTAATCACTTGAGGTGTACTGAGGTCCAAAGAATTTAAAACCAAGATAAACAAATTTTGCTtaggttaatttattatttaacaaTGGTATTCTTTCAAAAGCCTCCCCTAATTATGTTCTATAAGGCAGTGTATTAGTGGTAGCATACATTTTACTTGGACATAATGGGAACTGTTTCTCAACAAACACACTTCCCCCCATTTATATAAGGTAGTATCTAATTTCCACAATAACTTGAAATCTTCTAATGACAAGTTTatcaaaaggaaatgaaagtaGACAACTAAAAGGAAGGAcaagctttttcttctctacaTGTCTTAATGTTGATCACAAAATTTGAATTTCGTAATCTAATATTAGGTCTTAAAATAATGAGTGAtacataatatttttcattttcaactGCATTTCAACTGAAAATATCCTTATTAAGCTATGATACTACACAGTTTTCATGTTGTGTTCAGACCTTACCTTGTAATAATTTTCATCAGCACTAAGAGCTTTAGAAAGTCCAAAGTCACTAATTTTGGCATAATGTTGGGTGACTAAGAGCACATTTCTTGCAGCCAGATCCCTATGAACAAAATTATTCTCCTCCAGGTATTTCATCCCCATGGAAACCTGATGCACCAGCTCTGTTATATTCTTCTCTGTGACATGTCTGAAAATCACAATTGAATTTTAAAGAGGTCAGTAGTTCATTTTCATGGCTTTTCATAGAGTTTAGGTACAAATCTTTACTCTGAAGTTGTCCACATTACACTGGGAACCTGATTCACTGACATTTAGCTAAGCTTCAATTTGAAAAGGTAATCTAAGCTTTTGTCCTGAGCAAGATGACGTGTGATCACATTAATAAAGGACAGGTTGGATATATGAAGAAGAtacagagaaggagaagaaggataTATGAAAAGTCTTTCATTTATTCAAAATACTATATTTTGGCAGAAGTATTTGACAGTTTGGAGACATGTTCCAGTGAAGAATAACTACAATCATTAATTATTACATTAACAACATATCAATTTTAATTGtccttaagaaaaaaataaaagaaaggaatttttccatGCCTATGGAATGGAATCAAAGTTTACGTACctatttttttgcaaaaatttgTTCAATGGCCCAAGTTCAGCCATTTCCATTACTAACATCCAGGCCTCAGCTTCACATATACCTATCATTCGGACAATATATGGGTTATCCAGTTGCTGCATTACATTCGCTTCTCTCAGTAACTCATCCTTTATGGCTGGATCATTACTCTCATTCTTCAGAATTTTTACAGCGACAGGCTTGGCACCCCTGCAAAAGAGAATCCAGTTCTGAGACTAGCTGCTGAAAAATCTGTGTACCAATGCACACAATCTTCATCAGATATTTCCATTCACATGGTACAAATTGTGACAAAAGACAGAATTGACACtcagaggagaaaaatccaGCCATAACAGGAACATCTCTCTATCAAATGCTCAGAAGACACCTAAGCAAAAGAGTGAGAATGAAAAGAACCTCAGAAAATTACAGATTGTCATAACAATGCCTAAAGAAGCctgaaaaataaacactggACAAATTTTTCTTGTCCACTCTGGTAAGATGGCATAAAGCTTTTCTGGCAAGAAAAGCTATAAAGAGTTTTCTAAGCACTGGGGCGTTTTGGGGTGGAGACTGGAACACGCATCACTGCCAGTTGCCAAGGCAGGGTTCTGAAACCCTGAGAATCTAAGCCTACTTCTGCAATCTTCCATTCATACAGCAAACTGACAGAGTGATGGATGAGATCAACATAGCTTGTGTGAAACCCAATTAAAATATACACAAGCTGAGATCAGAGCCCTTCAAATTCCTTCATCCAACAttagaaaaatagaaatcctttctgccTCTGAAAATCTCAGTATAAAGAAATGCCTCCAACTTCAAGAGATGAGAGTGTGTACATAATCAGTCCATGCACATAAACAGCATACTGATAACATTTTACTATGAAAATGCATGAAGAGTCAAGTACAAACAGGGTCTGTTCCTACTGACATGATGTGACGGAAAATGTTACATGTTCTGTCTCCTTGAAAATCAACATTCCAGCTTCAGGAAACTGGGATTTATCACACTTCAGACAAAACTCTCTTTGCTATAGGTAAACTGTCCATGGCACTCTCCCGGTTTTCTGACAGAGATGTTGTGCAGATGCGAAATACTGTGCAGCATTAGTACTTCTGCAACCTATGGAGCAAGACAGTGGGATTCCCATTCTACTATCCCCATCAGGAAAGACAATAGTCATAAACAGTACTTTCCTACTGTACGACAAAAATGAGTGCGCAAATGTACATACAAAGAGAGAAACTGGTGAATATTAATTGAAATTAGTTACAGTGTGTCACTCCAAATGACACGCTACTCCAAAAAGTAAAGGCTAGAACTTTTACATATTGGATTCCATGAAAATAGAAGGCAACACTTACTTTTTCATCTTATAGAACCCTTTCTTTACAGTACCAAAGTTGCCAGAGCCAAGTTCACCTTCCTCTAAAGTCAACAATTTCCTGTCGAGAGTGACATTTTTTGGTTTAATTTCATCTGGATCAGCATATGGACTTTCATAGACCTCAGTATCCATGGGTAAGGCCTCTCTCTGATCACCTGCAGatcaaacaatgaaaaaattaGACAGGATTTCAGACATTTTTGCTGCCACAgctaatatattaattttttctacGTTCAAGACCATCAGTGTGTATGACTTGCAAGGGCATTATAAAGAAACCATATGCTGTCCATCTATATGCATTTTAGAGCAGACCAAAAGACAGAGACGTCCCCCTGGTGACCTGCTGTAACTACTGAACATCTGTGCAGGGTGAAACCAGGAGGTTACTTGATAAAAGGCTGGCTAAAGGTTGGCCCTTCTCCATGGTACTTCCCATGAGTTACCTCACACAGTTCTTCACTCAGAATGCTGCCTTATATGTCCTTCATTCTCAGGCACCCAACTTTAACTGCATTATGGTTGGCACTGTGGATGCAACTGGGCACAATTCTTTCTGAGACATGAGAGAATATAGTTTTTAGAGTCCAGGAAATAACACCCCActtcaaaatggaaaaagggACTTCtgctaaattatttttcttatacATCGTGACAGCTGGTATCTTCAGCTACCTGGCTTCAGTTATGATAGTGGTTATACCAATACATAACAGAATGTGAAATAGatgcaaggaaaaataaataaggatTGAGAAAGAGCTCTGCCATAAGGAAGAAAATTGCATTAATGATATATATTACTCTGCCTACCTCTTTCTGCTCCTGTAGGACCTCTGTTCCTTTGCAGCACGTATGGATTAAAAGGTGCTTCTTCTGGTGGGTGACTGATAGTTGACTGAAGCTGTAGCACACAAATAAAGTTTTTCTCTTTAACAATAAATAGGTAAGTTAAAagcacctttttttccccctaagaATTTTGGTATAATGTTTGCAAGAGACACATAGGTGAGAATCAGAAAGCAAGGGATCCAAAAGCGGTTATTTCATTCTGAAGGTTATTAGAGCAGGCCAAAAGCACAGAAAGATATTACAAATATTTCAGAACATTAGATAAGAGAGAATTAACTGTAGTGGGTCAGGCACAAATCTTATTCTGCAGATATTAAATTTACATGCTCTTTTCAAATTTGCCATGTAACACAAGCAGTTAGAAGGATTTCTCTTTAATctgtccttcctccttcttcaaGTTATCTCTCCCCCTATCTGGGCCACAGAGAAATTGCTagcacaaatgaaaacaaaaaccaatttCCTGTTTCTCTTGTGGATATTACAGAGGAGCTCTATTTTAAAGAAGTGAAAGCAACTGTAGTAAAAAGTTACTACTTTCATAGGCATGTGTAACATCAGGGACAAACATCATGGACCAGATACTCGGGGTACAGCCTGTTTGTCTGCTCTGAGGAGGGACAAGATTACTTAATTAAGCATCTGGTTCAAATACAATTCCTCTGCCCTTATTCTTGACAGAGAAATAATATGGTGTACACAAACCATCTCACCCATTGTGAAGCTCCTTGCCTGGCACAATAAAGTAGAGATGAGAGAAACTCTACTTATCTGGTCACTTCTGTTTGTGAGCTGTTGGGAACATGCAATTACAGAATCTATTTCTGCACATTAGTTTTTTCTcaagcaaagagaaacaaagctctagtggaagctgtccctgaccatggcaaaAGGATTGTAATAAAATAAccttaaggtcctttccaacacaaaccattctatgattctgtgaagttTCCCATAGTGAACTATTAGATGCAATAGAAGTTTTATCATTTGGAAGCAGCATTTAGTAGGGAAAACACCTGACCTGGGAACTACAGACGTTGAAATCATAATTAAGTAATCTGCCCAGCTGGATGAAATAGAAAAGGTTTCACTACACAGATTTTACTGCAACCCATGTGTACGAATCCAGTTTTCTGGCCTACTAGGATGAGCACATTGACATCAGGCACAGTAAGGGTAGTATTTCTGACTTGGAACAGTGTGAAAAGGCCATTTGCTGTCAAGACAAGCCACAAAACCCCAAGACAGTTCTGGGATATGTCAAGGAACAACTGATTGATCTACCATTCTCAAGGCAAATGAAGGTATAAACCAAGATCCTTAGCtctagttttgtttttctagacTGATTCACCCTGACAAGACCTGTGTCACTCTATTTCACACAGGCAATTCCCTAACCTCAAACCCCCATTAAGACTGGAAGTCAACTGGCATACTTTGAACTGGCCAAATGTAATTAATGTACACCAAATTTTGCACACCTCAAGAATCCTTTCAGCAGTGGAGAACTGCTGATAAAAACATAGCTCTGGCCAAGACATAGCTGAGTCCTCAAACTAGACATATGAGTTATGACTGCTCTTTGCAATtcaagaacaacaacaacaacaaaaatccaaaaGGATTAAATGTTCTTGCTCTGCATAAAACCAAACAAGTATATCACTTCCATGCTTGCAAATAAAGCTCTGCAGCTGTGAACTGAAAATCACAAAGTGACACCAGATATATCAAAGttggttttctttctcagaGAGCTGCTCATGTTTAAGAAGAATCATAGACTCTTATTTATCATTACTTATTTTGGTTAATGCATATAGAATTTCTAATTGCTGCAGATTGATTAAATAACAGTGATGCCTTTTACGTTAATATTCCtactttcctttttatttaactATCATTTAAATGCAGAGTCCTTTCTGCCCTACCCTTTTAAAACAGCAAGTATAATTCTGCAGATCTTTTTTGGACATAAGGATCTTTGCCTTAATACATGTAAGGTACAGGACAACTGATTACTTCTTGTATTCTTATAAGAAACGGAGAATGGGCAAGATGACCAAGGACTTATTCAACCAATAAAAAGGAGTACAAGAAAACAGTCCTCTAGAGGagccttttaaaaatgtgacaTATGAATGAAATGGCTCCAACTACTCTAAATCTGACTTTTACAGTGATGATTATAGTTTTACAGTAAATAGCATAGTACGATTCTCATGAAGGCAAGTTGTACAGCAAGTGCAATATTCTTTCAGGGTAATAACTATGATTTGAAAAAAAGCATGAAGTAatcttattttattaaaatctaATAGCTAAATACTGCATGACAAACATCTCATTAGCCATGAGAGGAGTTTTGCCTACGCCATCTCAGTTGCCACTAGGTGGCAGGATTTCACTTAAATTGTCCAAATTGCCGACTTTACACGAGTAAAACAGACTGAAAAATTTTCAACTGAAAATGTAATACAAATAGTGCATTtgtaaaattgaaaaaaaatttccagaaGTGAATAAATATAACATAACAAAtcaaataaatatgtttttttctggtttactGTCTGAAAGCTTTTGACATAGTAGAAGTAATTGTGTAATTAACCAGGTCTAAAGTAAACTGTGCTTATTGGGGTTAATGAATAGTTAAAATCTTTGAACAGTTCAAAGCACAACTTTTGTCTAGAGTCTAAAATCTGGCAGTATGATGTGGGTCTGAGTATTCTAGGTAAAGTACACGTAAATGGCAATCAAATCGggtttctgaaattattttcctgaatgGTTTTACTCTGCCAATATGCTTCAGTCTCTACTCTGTGTATGTTTTCCAGAAGTCAGGAAATAGGTATTTGACAGCAGAAAGTGACCAGAGCAAGACACAGGTTTTACCAGGTTAACAGACAGCAGTGTGACCAAAAATACGTCTACAGAGTTCAGACCCGACACCCATTTTTCTGAATCAAACCAAAATGTGTGACAGTTTGGCATTGTATTTCAGATGGCTGAGAGCAGATCGTAAGACTGTGTCTGTATTCGCATATAACAAACACACATTGAAAAAGAGATTTGGGTCCTGTAGGGATACATAGCTGACAACAGCTGTTGGCACTTCAGCATAAAAGTGAACTGAAGctgtaagaaaacaatatttgtTATTTATCAGGATTATcaaatatagtatatataaaaCATAGCTTTTAACTCTGAACAGTAGCATACCTCTAGGGCTTTTCAGGCCTGCTCATTTTTGTTGAAGAGCAAGtggaaataaatcaataaacATACAGACTCATGGACCAAACAGGGGCATACATATTATTCTCAGCATGCAAACAAACTCACAGCTACATGCTTCAGAACTACATCAATTACTGGACAGCACCATTTTCTGGCCAtgcaaaagcattttctttcataggacagggcagggctcccCTTGGCTCCCTGGCATCTGGCCAATTTTCCCATTCTGCTTGGTCCTGTGGCATCTTATGTTTGCCTAAATGTAAGTGAATGCATAAGAAGCTCTGTGCACATAGGTTATGTAAGTATGTAtatgttgttgtttttattgttcACTAAATGTGTTCAGTAATAGCATAACTGTGTAAGCAAGACAATTTTCTGATTACAAAGGAAAgtagaaatataattttgttaTATTATAACTGAGtggttttgaaaaatattttatcacatTTCGTTCGCAGAAATATTGAGATCTGCATTATTTTGGTATgccacaaataaaaataaaaaagagtcCCTCTATTTTTAAAACCCCTTCAAACCCATTGCTTCAGTTATAACATCAAGCTCATAATTATGCACATGAGTAGGATAAATAGAGAAAGCTTACAATATCTTAACAATCTAATTGTTAGTAGTCAAGACAGCAAGCAAAAAGAGGGGGAGAAGAGAGTGAAATTAgtaatttaagtatttttaacGCAGtcaaaaacctaaaaaaagtATATGAGGCACCTTTTTGCTGCCAGCCTTTGGGAAGGTGTACGATTTGAGTCTTGAGATAATTCCACCTCCTGCCCAACTCTAGAAACCACAATGTCAAAGAGGAACAGTAAATGTGTCATGAAAATAGC encodes the following:
- the SYK gene encoding tyrosine-protein kinase SYK, with the protein product MASNPSNPANHLPYFFGNITREEAEEYLMQGGANDGLYLLRQSRNYLGGFALSLAHGRKVHHYTIERELSGSYAIAGGKSHASPAELINYHSGEADGLVCLLRKPFNRPPGVEPKTGPFEDLKENLIREYVKQTWNLQGQALEQAIISQKPQLEKLIATTAHEKMPWFHGRISREESEHRILIGSRNNGKFLIRERDSNGSYALCLLNDGKVLHYRIDRDKTGKLSIPDGKRFDTLWQLVEHYSYKPDGLLRVLTIPCPQHGSENDNLGFNTHPSSGTLPKSWAGGGIISRLKSYTFPKAGSKKLQSTISHPPEEAPFNPYVLQRNRGPTGAERGDQREALPMDTEVYESPYADPDEIKPKNVTLDRKLLTLEEGELGSGNFGTVKKGFYKMKKGAKPVAVKILKNESNDPAIKDELLREANVMQQLDNPYIVRMIGICEAEAWMLVMEMAELGPLNKFLQKNRHVTEKNITELVHQVSMGMKYLEENNFVHRDLAARNVLLVTQHYAKISDFGLSKALSADENYYKAQSHGKWPVKWYAPECMNFYKFSSKSDVWSFGVLMWEAFSYGQKPYKGMKGGEVAQMIERGERMERPEVCPTEVYSLMKLCWTYNVDDRPGFVAVEMRLRNYYYDISH